The following is a genomic window from Staphylococcus capitis subsp. capitis.
ACGCATCAAGGTTAAGTTCAACTTCCACTTCTGGTGCATCTGGCGTCTCTTCTTTAATACCACGTTTCTCATTAACGGCTTCTTCAAGCATTTGTGAATATAGGTCGAAACCGACAGAATCAATAAAGCCGTGTTGTTGTTTACCAAGTAAGTTACCCGCGCCACGAATATTAAGATCTCGCATAGCAATTTTAAATCCTGAACCTAATTCAGTAAATTCTTTAATTGCTTGTAAACGTTCTTCAGCAGTTTCATTTAGAACTTTATTCGCCGGATGTAAGAAATAAGCATAACCTATACGACTCGAACGTCCTACACGACCTCTTAATTGATACAGCTGACTAAGACCAAACCGGTCCGCTTCTTCGATAATCAATGTATTCGCGTTAGGTACATCTACGCCTGTTTCTATAATCGTTGTGGTCACGAGGATATCGTATTCATGGTTAATAAAGCTAAGCATTGTTTCCTCTAAATCACGTTCTGTCATTTGTCCATGTGCAACGGCAATATTAGCTTCTGGCATTAACATTTGAAGCTGTTCACGCTTTTCATAAATTGATTGAACTTTGTTATAAAGATAGAATACTTGGCCGTCACGAGATAACTCACGTTCTAATGCTTCTTTAATAAAATTCGTATTCTGCTCTAATACATAGGTTTGCACTGGGAAACGATTCTCAGGTGGTGTTTCAATTACGGATAAATCACGAACACCTAACATACTCATATGCAACGTTCTTGGAATTGGGGTTGCAGTTAATGTAAGCACGTCAACGTTCTTCTTAAGTGTTTTAATACGCTCTTTATGGCGCACACCAAAGCGTTGTTCTTCATCGACTATGAGTAAGCCTAAATCCTTATATTGAATATCTTTACCAAGTAGTTTGTGTGTTCCTACTACAATATCAACGTAGCCAGATTTTAAGCCTTCTTTAGTTTCACGAACCTCTTTCGTCGTACGGAAACGACTGACAAGTTGAATTTCTACAGGATAATCTTGCATACGTTCAATTAACGTTTCATAGTGCTGTTGCGCCAAAATTGTGGTTGGAACTAGGAATGCGACTTGCTTCCCTTCCATAACCGCTTTAAATGCAGCACGTACAGCTACTTCAGTCTTACCATAACCTACGTCGCCACATAATAAGCGATCCATAGGTCTTTCACGTTCCATATCACCTTTTATTTCTTCGATTGATTTACCTTGGTCTGGCGTTAATTCATAAGGGAAATCATGCTCAAAGGCTGATTGTTCTGCGGTGTCTTCCCCATATTGGTAACCCACAGACATCTCTCGTTCTTTATACAGATCAATCAGTTCATCAGCAATATCTTCAACGCTTTGTTGAACTTTAGCTTTTGTTTTTTTCCATTCTGTACCGCCTAATTTATTCAGTCTTGGCGATTTATCCTCTGAAGCAACATACTTCTGAACTTGATCCATTTGATCCACTGGTACGAATAATTGATCTGTTCCTTTGTATTGTAATTTAATATAATCTCGATGCGTATCGCCTACTTCAAGTGTTTCAACACCTAAATAACGACCCACACCATGATGCACGTGAACAATGTAGTCGCCAACATTCAAGTCTTGATAAGACTTGATCTTTTCAGCGTTGGATATCGTTTTAGTGCGTTTTCGCTGTTTCTTTTGCTTAGTCTTGAAAAGTTCTCTCTCCGTAATGACCACTAATTGCATGTATGGTAGTTCAAAGCCTTCTGACAAACTACCTTCCGTTACGATAGCTTGTCCGCTATCTACCTTTTCATGGATATGAGAAACAGTAGGGATGTGCATTTCATTCAACATAGACTGAATACGCTCTACTTTAGTTTCGGTCTCCATAAGCACCATGATGGTATAGTCATTATGAACATATCTTTGAAATTCAGAGCGCATGATATCGTATTGACCGTAAAATTGTTGAACAGGTTTACATGAGAATTTAATGATATGTTGCAATGGTACTTGCATTGAAGATGTAAATAACGTGAAGTATGCAACTGGTTTCTTCTCAAGTAAAGTTTCAAACCCATCATATTTCATGAAACTTTGACCGATGAATCCATTTCCACTCTCAATTAAATTACTAATAAAATCGTCAACTTCAGTAGTTAACGTTTCTTCGGTCTCTTTGACACGATTAAATTCATCTACAGCGATAACCGCATCATCTCTAAAGTAATCTATAATAGTAGAGGGTTGTTCATACATAAATGCGACTAAGCGACGTAATAATTGATGATCAAAGAAAGTAGACTCAAATAATTTAAAACTTTCATACGTCTCTTTTAAATCATTGCGTACAGATTTTTCAATTTTAGGACGTGTGTGTTCATATGCTTCTTTCAAATGTGTTTGTAGATACTGAATAACCTCATCAGTGATGATATAGTCGCTTGCAGTAGTAATATCTACCTCATCTAAGTTCTCATTAGAACGTTGTGTTTCAACATCGAAATCTCTAATGGAGTCGACTTCTGTATCAAATAACTCTATTCTTACCGGCGATCCTATCAATGGATATATATCGATAATGCCCCCACGTAGTGAGAATTCACCAATATGAGATACTACACTTTCTCGACGATATCCCATATTAACTAGTTTGTTAAGAAACGCCTCGACATCAATGTCTTCGCCTACTTTCAATGTCATTTGATGATTTTTCCACATATCGACCGGAGTTAGCCATTTCTTAAAGCCATTTAAAGGCACGATAAATAACCCTCGTTGGCCTTGGGCTAACGCCGTCAATGTTCGTACACGTTCACTCATCAACTGAGGACTTTGTGTAGAAAACTCTTCAGTCATAATATCTTGAACGGGATATTTATAAACTTCTGAGCCATCAACATATTGTAATAAATCTGTTTCAATTTTATCTGCTTGATACAAATTGTTAGTTACAAGTAGCAATTGTTTCTGATCTTTTAAATATTTCTCAGCAATAATCGTTGCTTTAGCAGAAGGGGAGAGACCTGTAACTAATATATTCTCCTGTCCAAAAACGTCGTCTAATTCCTGAAAACGCTTATCTTCACTAATATAATCAGTAATTATTGATTTCAATTGACTTCACCATTATATTCATTCATTACATGATCAAATCTTGATGATTCTATGAAAG
Proteins encoded in this region:
- the mfd gene encoding transcription-repair coupling factor, coding for MKSIITDYISEDKRFQELDDVFGQENILVTGLSPSAKATIIAEKYLKDQKQLLLVTNNLYQADKIETDLLQYVDGSEVYKYPVQDIMTEEFSTQSPQLMSERVRTLTALAQGQRGLFIVPLNGFKKWLTPVDMWKNHQMTLKVGEDIDVEAFLNKLVNMGYRRESVVSHIGEFSLRGGIIDIYPLIGSPVRIELFDTEVDSIRDFDVETQRSNENLDEVDITTASDYIITDEVIQYLQTHLKEAYEHTRPKIEKSVRNDLKETYESFKLFESTFFDHQLLRRLVAFMYEQPSTIIDYFRDDAVIAVDEFNRVKETEETLTTEVDDFISNLIESGNGFIGQSFMKYDGFETLLEKKPVAYFTLFTSSMQVPLQHIIKFSCKPVQQFYGQYDIMRSEFQRYVHNDYTIMVLMETETKVERIQSMLNEMHIPTVSHIHEKVDSGQAIVTEGSLSEGFELPYMQLVVITERELFKTKQKKQRKRTKTISNAEKIKSYQDLNVGDYIVHVHHGVGRYLGVETLEVGDTHRDYIKLQYKGTDQLFVPVDQMDQVQKYVASEDKSPRLNKLGGTEWKKTKAKVQQSVEDIADELIDLYKEREMSVGYQYGEDTAEQSAFEHDFPYELTPDQGKSIEEIKGDMERERPMDRLLCGDVGYGKTEVAVRAAFKAVMEGKQVAFLVPTTILAQQHYETLIERMQDYPVEIQLVSRFRTTKEVRETKEGLKSGYVDIVVGTHKLLGKDIQYKDLGLLIVDEEQRFGVRHKERIKTLKKNVDVLTLTATPIPRTLHMSMLGVRDLSVIETPPENRFPVQTYVLEQNTNFIKEALERELSRDGQVFYLYNKVQSIYEKREQLQMLMPEANIAVAHGQMTERDLEETMLSFINHEYDILVTTTIIETGVDVPNANTLIIEEADRFGLSQLYQLRGRVGRSSRIGYAYFLHPANKVLNETAEERLQAIKEFTELGSGFKIAMRDLNIRGAGNLLGKQQHGFIDSVGFDLYSQMLEEAVNEKRGIKEETPDAPEVEVELNLDAYLPAEYIQNEQAKIEIYKKLRKVETEDQLFDVKDELIDRFNDYPVEVERLLDIVEIKVHALHAGITLIKDKGKTVEISLSNKATENINGEELFKQTQPLGRAMKVGVQENAMRVTLTKSKQWLDSLKFLVKCIEESMAIEDEA